The sequence below is a genomic window from Mycobacterium sp. ITM-2016-00316.
CTTCGGGCATCCCCGATTCGGTGGCGGTGCGCTGTCGGTCTATCTGGACGGCGTCCCCGTCGTCGACGTGTGGACCGGGTGGGCCGATCGGAAGGGCAGGCAGCACTGGAGCGCGGACACCGGCGCGATGGTGTTCTCCGCGACGAAGGGGATGGCCTCGACCGTCATCCACCGGCTCGTGGACCGCGGGCTCATCGACTACGACGCCCCCATGGCGGAGTACTGGCCCGAATTCGGCGCCAACGGTAAGGCCGCCATCACGGTGCGCGAGGTGTTACGGCACCGGGCCGGCCTGTCCCAGCTCAACGGAGTCAGCAGAGCGGATCTGCTCGACCACACCGGGATGGAGGAGCGAATCGCCGCCGCACCGGCCGGTCTGCTGCGGGGGCGCCCGGCCTACCACGCGGTGACCTACGGCTGGCTGGTCTCCGGCCTGGCCCGGTCGGTGACCGGCCTCGGCATGCGGGAGCTGTTCCGCCGGGAACTGGCGGCACCGCTCGACGTCGACGGTGTGCATCTCGGCCGTCCGCCGGTGGCGGCGCCGACGCAGCCGGCGCAGATCATCGGCCCGCAGCGGCACCTGCAGAACCCGATCTTCAACGCGGTGGCGCCGCATCTGGCCGCGCTGCCGTGGTCCGGCGGTCTGGGAGCGCTGTACTTCCCGGGGATGAAGTCGATGGTGCAGGGCGATACGCCACTGCTGGACAGCGAGATGGCATCGGCCAACGGTGTCGCGACGGCGCGCGCCCTGGCCCGGATGTACGGCGCGATCGCCAACGGGGGAGACCTCGACGGCAACCGGTTCCTCTCCCGAGAGCTGGTGGCCGGCCTGACCGGGCCGCGCAGTCTGCATCCGGACGGCTCGATCGTGCTACCGATGGCCTTCCATCTCGGCTACCACTCGCTGCCCTTTCCCGGCATGCTGCCGGGCTTCGGGCACGTCGGCCTGGGAGGCTCGCTCGGCTGGGCCGATCCGGCCACCGGATTGGCCTTCGGGTACGTGCACAACCGCCTGCTGACCCCGCTCGTGTTGGCTGACCAGGCGGGCTTCGTGGCCACCGCCGCGCTCATCCGGCGCGGCGCGGCGCGTGCTCGGGACCGCGGATTCGAGGCCATCCCGCGGCTCGGAACGGCCTTCGCGGGGCCCTCCGCCGCGGCCGTCTGACGGGCTGCGCCGAGGGCGATTTCGGTTGCCCGAAGTTTTGCTTGCTCCCGCAAATATGCAGGTGGTACCGCCGGTCGCATGATATTGCTACGGCCCCTGAACGTTGGCTGTGCCAATCATGTGGAAGGTGTCCCGAACCCGAAATCCAGCCGACCACGCCGGGAATGGTCAACGCGCCCGCGTGTGCGGTTTCCGTTACACGTCTTTGAATTGCCATAGGAGTTTTCCGACCGGCCGCCGGCGCCGCCTGAGCGCCCACCGGGCCCGTGTCCGTACTTACTCTGGGGTAGTTGTTACGGGTGTTTCCAGTGCTAGAGGCCCTATGTGGATCAATTTGTGAGTTGGCTGGACGTCTCGGCGCGCCTCGAGTGCGCCGTCGCGGCAATTGATAAGTTTGCCGAACTTGTTTGCTGAACTGAGCTCTGGCTAATACCCGGCTTGACAAGGTGAGCCGCATCACATTTACTAAAACGTCAATAAGACAATGGATCCGCAGGTTGCGGCACTATCGGGAAGTTGCTGGATGTCGAGGATGTAGCTGGTGTAGCCTGCGCCTCGCGGCACTAGAAGCTGTAGAGTCCTCAGTGGATTTGCTCAGTTTTTAACGCCATCGTCAACGGAGACGACTACGCTACCGACTCACGGACGAGTCTCAGCGAGGTGCGGGAAAGGAAACAGGGCCTGCGCGCAAAGGCGCCCAAGGTAGTCCACACGCCGCAGATTTGCTTGCTCAGTCTTGCAGTACCCGCCTGGAAGAGGTTTGAACTACGTGGTTGAGACACCTGTCACAGCGGTCGCCGTCATCGGGATGGCGTGCCGATTGCCTGGCGGAATCGACTCACCTGACCAGATGTGGCAGGCGCTGCTCAAGGGTCAGGACCTCGTCACCACGATCCCGGAGAGCCGCTGGGATGCCGACGAGTACTACGACCCCGAGCCCGGAGTCCCCGGTCGCTCGGTGTCCAAATGGGGCGCCTTCCTCGACGACGTAGCGGGCTTCGACGCCGACTTCTTCGGTATCAGCGATCGGGAGGCCACCGCCGTCGATCCGCAGCACCGGCTGCTGCTGGAAACGGCGTGGGAAGCGATCGAGCACGCCGGCGTCGATCCGGCGTCCCTGGAGGGTTCGCGCACCGGTGTGTTCATGGGCCTGACCCATGGCGATTACCAACTGGTCGCCGCCGACGCCCATGCCATCGAGGGTCCCTACGGCTTCACCGGCAACAACTTCAGCCTGGCCTCCGGGCGTATCTCGTATCACCTCGGTCTGCGTGGCCCGGCCTCCTCGGTGGACTCCGCCTGCTCCTCGGGCCTGCTGGCGCTGCACATGGGAGCCAGAAGCCTGCACGAGGGCGAGAGCGATCTGGTGCTCGCCGGTGGCGTGACGATCGTGCTGGAGCCCCGCAAATTGTCCTCGGGTTCGGCCCAGGGCATGCTCTCGCCCACCGGACACTGCCATGCCTTCGACGCCGCAGCCGACGGATTCGTCCCCGGTGAGGCCGTCGGAGTGGTGCTGCTCAAGCGGCTCGCCGATGCCCAGCGCGACGGTGACCGGGTTCTCGCGGTCGTCCGCGGCACCGCCGCCAACCAGGACGGCCACACCGTCAACATCGCGACCCCGTCCCGTGACGCGCAGGTCGCCGTCTACCAGGAGGCGCTGGCGGTCGGCGCGGTGGATGCGCAGACCGTCGGCCTGATCGAGGCGCACGGCACCGGCACCCCGGTCGGTGACCCGATCGAGTACTCCAGCCTCGCCGCGGTCTACGGCGGCGCCGGCCCGGTCGCACTGGGCTCGTGCAAGACCAACTTCGGCCACTCCCAGTCCGCCTCGGGAGCCATCGGACTGATCAAGAGCGTGCTTGCGCTGCAGCACGCCACCGTGCCGCCCAACATCCACTTCAGCCGGCTGCCCGACGAGCTGGCGAGCATCAAGACCGACCTGTACGTGCCCACGGCCGCCACCGCGTGGCCGGCCGGCGAGCAGCCCCGGCGCGCCGCGGTGTCCGCCTACGGTCTGTCCGGCACGAATGTGCACGCGATCCTCGAAGAGGCCCCCGTCGCCGCCGCGGCGGACACCGGGGCCGACGGCCCGCAGATCTTCGTGCTGTCGTCGACGTCGGCGGA
It includes:
- a CDS encoding serine hydrolase domain-containing protein translates to MTYAIDGERSAAPTEIGNSAAIPDGNALPRGIQGAADPNFACAVSAFGKLFGHPRFGGGALSVYLDGVPVVDVWTGWADRKGRQHWSADTGAMVFSATKGMASTVIHRLVDRGLIDYDAPMAEYWPEFGANGKAAITVREVLRHRAGLSQLNGVSRADLLDHTGMEERIAAAPAGLLRGRPAYHAVTYGWLVSGLARSVTGLGMRELFRRELAAPLDVDGVHLGRPPVAAPTQPAQIIGPQRHLQNPIFNAVAPHLAALPWSGGLGALYFPGMKSMVQGDTPLLDSEMASANGVATARALARMYGAIANGGDLDGNRFLSRELVAGLTGPRSLHPDGSIVLPMAFHLGYHSLPFPGMLPGFGHVGLGGSLGWADPATGLAFGYVHNRLLTPLVLADQAGFVATAALIRRGAARARDRGFEAIPRLGTAFAGPSAAAV